The following coding sequences lie in one Schistosoma mansoni strain Puerto Rico chromosome 3, complete genome genomic window:
- a CDS encoding putative origin recognition complex subunit, whose protein sequence is MTFHTGRLLVGREKEQQFLFSLICKKNPLSTCFVITGPPGCGKSVLVSSTFELLEESCGVLWALISCLESFVGTQGTCGATSSRYFLELILQSIKCRYLPEADLSISCEDTSSFIDNLCQILLAIGVRNTHDQTCVGLIFEQAERLCDRESLVLPLIVGLGASVNEKLNQLGGPHTPLLFTVLVTRLPWEKFNFGTFSFEPYVISVESYSRDQLARLLTSLLPANASESRFNRFVDLLLTVCFPVCRNAGELIHLMNINWNAYDEPVNKGLVAPDDEWGQWKLAQPYLKKSLSTLYLRHYANSNLDSLSSKNAGRQNFLELPYLTRFLLIAAFMASHNPRSLDKRLLTKNSGRLSIRKKKQEKEVYKTQAEFTGPRMFTLDRLLAIFYVLVQNEFAKVPCTSILMSQIACLTACGLLSPSSQALSVGNSFTTGLCTTNSSVNAISDLDPLANPKYRCLISLEIAKSIAQSVDFDLLSHLTENCNS, encoded by the exons ATGACGTTTCACACAGGGCGTCTGCTGGTCGGTCGTGAAAAGGAGCAACAGTTTCTGTTTTCGTTAATATGTAAA AAAAACCCTTTATCCACATGCTTTGTTATCACAGGCCCTCCAGGCTGTGGCAAGTCAGTTTTAGTGTCCTCAACATTTGAACTTTTGGAAGAGTCTTGTGGAGTGTTATGGGCATTGATTAGCTGCCTAGAAAGCTTTGTGGGGACCCAAGGGACATGTGGAGCTACTTCATCAAGATATTTTCTTGAATTGATTTTACAGTCAATTAAATGTCGTTATCTGCCCGAAGCTGATTTATCTATTAGTTGTGAAGATACCTCCAGTTTCATAGATAACTTATGTCAAATTTTACTAGCTATCGGAGTTAGAAATACGCATGACCAGA cTTGTGTGGGGTTAATTTTCGAACAGGCTGAGAGACTATGCGATAGAGAATCTCTAGTCCTCCCCTTAATCGTCGGCCTTGGAGCTTCTGTAAATGAAAAGCTAAACCAATTAGGcggtcctcacacaccactatTGTTCACTGTCCTGGTAACCAGATTGCCATGGGAGAAATTTAATTTCGGGACATTCAGTTTCGAACCTTATGTTATCTCTGTTGAAAGTTATTCTCGCGACCAGTTGGCAAGATTGCTTACATCTTTATTACCGGCTAATGCATCTGAATCTCGCTTCAATAGGTTTGTTGATTTGCTGTTGACAGTTTGCTTCCCTGTTTGTCGTAACGCTGGTGAACTCATTCACTTAATGAAT ATAAATTGGAACGCCTATGATGAACCTGTCAATAAAGGCTTGGTTGCCCCGGATGATGAATGGGGTCAGTGGAAACTGGCTCAACCATATCTCAAAAAGTCTTTGTCTACGCTGTATTTACGTCATTATGCGAATTCAAATTTAGATTCTCTGTCCTCGAAAAACGCTGGGCGACAAAACTTTTTGGAATTACCTTATTTGACTAGATTTTTACTTATTGCTGCATTCATGGCTTCACATAATCCCCGCTCATTGGACAAAAGACTCCTGACTAAG aACTCCGGACGTTTAAGTATCCGTAAAAAGAAACAGGAAAAGGAAGTATACAAA ACACAAGCAGAGTTCACTGGGCCTCGAATGTTCACCCTAGACCGCTTGTTGGCAATATTCTATGTCCTAGTACAAAATGAATTTGCAAAAGTACCATGCACAAGTATCTTAATGAGTCAAATCGCCTGTTTAACAGCATGTGGTCTTTTATCTCCAAGTTCACAGGCTTTATCTGTTGGGAATTCATTTACTACTGGATTGTGTACAACGAATAGTTCGGTTAACGCTATATCTGATTTAGACCCTTTGGCTAATCCTAAATATCGTTGTTTGATAAGCTTAGAAATTGCTAAAAGTATAGCACAGTCGGTTGACTTTGATTTGTTATCTCATCTTACAGAGAATTGTAACTCATGA